In the Hemitrygon akajei chromosome 7, sHemAka1.3, whole genome shotgun sequence genome, one interval contains:
- the LOC140730112 gene encoding beta-1,3-galactosyltransferase 9 has product MQLLFCRLRTHQWCFLLFNVVLFHALLFGADFMEEYLLQSSPTTYTDAQTLDIRERARKLDTSSVKRNVSRFFHIGNVGACGDSDLFLLAVVSSKAENRTRREIIRRTWANVTKVQGYHLMTLFAIGIPQAPATQEDINEEFANHEDIIQGTFLDSPSNNIHKTIMIIRWVVTFCPKALFILKSDEETFVNYRSLMEYLLGLKRHAEDLYIGRVYHQVLPIRNPLSKHYMPVSRYSEKFYPDYCSTTAYVISQDVARKIFVVSLVTDTSMPEDVYVGICAKKAGVVPIHSSRFSGEKHIRFNRCCYNFIFSSFGMTDEELARAWEEITDSRHCAMLETYYGLVKCKALTYLDKLT; this is encoded by the exons ATGCAG CTGTTATTTTGTAGACTTCGCACACATCAGTGGTGCTTCCTTCTCTTCAATGTGGTCCTCTTCCATGCCTTGCTCTTTGGGGCTGACTTTATGGAAGAATATCTGCTCCAGTCCTCCCCGACTACTTACACAGACGCCCAAACCTTGGATATCCGAGAGAGAGCCAGAAAGCTAGACACGAGCTCAGTCAAGAGGAACGTCTCCAGGTTCTTTCACATCGGCAACGTGGGAGCTTGTGGTGACAGCGATCTCTTCCTCCTGGCCGTCGTTTCCAGCAAGGCAGAAAACAGAACACGACGGGAAATTATTAGGAGGACTTGGGCTAATGTGACTAAAGTGCAAGGATATCACTTGATGACGCTCTTTGCAATCGGTATCCCTCAAGCACCAGCAACACAAGAGGACATCAATGAAGAGTTTGCAAACCACGAAGATATCATCCAAGGCACTTTCTTGGATTCGCCCAGCAATAACATCCATAAAACCATAATGATCATACGTTGGGTTGTGACATTTTGTCCTAAGGCTTTATTTATTCTTAAATCTGATGAGGAGACCTTTGTTAACTACAGAAGTTTGATGGAATATTTGCTTGGTTTGAAGAGGCATGCAGAAGATCTCTACATTGGGAGGGTTTATCACCAGGTTCTGCCAATCAGAAACCCCCTGAGCAAACACTACATGCCTGTCAGTCGGTATTCGGAGAAATTCTACCCTGATTATTGTAGCACCACTGCTTATGTCATCTCCCAGGACGTGGCCAGGAAGATTTTTGTTGTTTCCCTAGTGACGGACACCTCAATGCCCGAAGATGTTTACGTTGGAATCTGTGCTAAGAAGGCTGGTGTGGTGCCGATCCATAGCTCTAGGTTCTCCGGGGAGAAGCACATCAGGTTCAATCGCTGCTGCTACAATTTCATCTTCAGTTCTTTTGGAATGACGGATGAGGAGTTGGCCAGGGCctgggaggagattactgacagCAGACACTGTGCTATGCTGGAGACATACTATGGACTGGTCAAGTGCAAAGCATTAACCTATCTGGACAAGCTCACATAA